In Sporosarcina sp. PTS2304, a genomic segment contains:
- a CDS encoding enoyl-ACP reductase produces the protein MVDLLKLSGKNIVIMGVANERSIGWGVAKALFSVGANVIFTYRKDRSREKLEKALNKNELQATQIVQCDVNSDESIAQAFKEIGEQVGVIHGVVHSIAFAHQQDLHNPFVETTREGYAFAQDSSSYSLIAAAREARHYMTEGGAIITMSYLGAERVLEGYNVMGVAKAALEASVRYLASELGEQNIRVNAISAGAVRTLSAKGVPSFNTILSKIEERAPLKRNVTPDEVSDMTVAMLSSLSSGVTGEVIYVDAGYHIMG, from the coding sequence ATGGTAGATTTATTGAAATTATCAGGTAAAAATATCGTGATTATGGGTGTCGCGAATGAACGTAGTATTGGATGGGGCGTTGCCAAAGCATTATTTTCTGTAGGAGCAAATGTGATTTTTACGTATCGGAAAGATCGTTCTCGTGAAAAATTGGAAAAAGCGTTAAATAAAAACGAATTACAGGCTACGCAAATCGTACAGTGTGATGTCAATAGTGATGAAAGTATCGCGCAGGCATTTAAAGAGATTGGTGAGCAAGTCGGTGTCATTCATGGAGTAGTCCACTCTATCGCCTTCGCTCATCAACAAGATTTGCATAACCCGTTTGTTGAAACGACTCGTGAAGGGTATGCGTTTGCCCAAGATTCTAGTTCGTATTCATTAATTGCAGCAGCTCGTGAAGCACGTCATTATATGACCGAGGGCGGCGCAATTATTACGATGAGTTATTTAGGCGCTGAACGTGTGCTGGAAGGTTATAACGTGATGGGGGTTGCAAAGGCTGCGCTTGAGGCATCTGTACGCTACTTGGCTTCTGAGCTGGGTGAACAAAATATTCGCGTCAATGCTATTTCTGCTGGCGCAGTGCGAACGCTGTCTGCAAAAGGAGTTCCTTCATTTAATACGATTTTAAGTAAAATTGAAGAGCGTGCACCATTAAAGCGTAACGTGACACCTGATGAAGTGTCTGATATGACGGTTGCGATGTTGAGTAGTTTGTCTAGCGGTGTGACAGGTGAAGTGATTTACGTCGATGCTGGTTATCATATTATGGGATAA
- a CDS encoding acetylornithine transaminase, translating to MTSLFNNYARRAIHLVKGQGTIVTDDSGKDYLDFTSGIAVVSLGHAHPAIVSALQQQSEKLWHVSNLFASPEQEKLAESLTKNTDLAYALFCNSGAEANEAAIKLARKHSGKHHILTFKQSFHGRTFGAMAATGQEKIQEGFGPMLQSFEALPFNDIDALKNAANENVAAIMLEVIQAEGGVNSIEPAFAQTVMDVCQQFGILLIIDEVQTGIGRTGTRYAYEQTVLKPDIISLAKGLGGGFPIGAILAGEGLFETFGPGSHGTTFGGNPLAVAVAQTVIDHIFEADFLENVQKQSAYLKAQLQEVLPADKFSLRGNGLLVGIHTNEQVGPIIQEAEQQGLLVVPAGTNVIRLLPPLTVSTDEIDQAVAILKKILL from the coding sequence GTGACTTCTTTGTTTAACAACTATGCGAGACGTGCAATTCACCTTGTCAAAGGACAAGGTACGATCGTAACAGACGATTCAGGCAAAGACTACTTGGACTTTACGAGTGGTATAGCAGTTGTTAGTTTAGGTCATGCACATCCTGCTATCGTCAGTGCGTTACAGCAGCAAAGTGAAAAACTGTGGCATGTCTCAAATTTATTCGCAAGTCCTGAACAAGAGAAATTAGCTGAATCGTTAACGAAAAACACTGATCTTGCCTATGCACTATTTTGTAATAGTGGTGCCGAAGCAAATGAGGCAGCTATTAAACTGGCAAGAAAACATTCAGGTAAACACCACATCTTAACATTCAAGCAATCTTTTCACGGTAGAACATTCGGGGCAATGGCGGCGACAGGGCAAGAGAAGATTCAAGAAGGATTCGGTCCAATGCTTCAAAGTTTCGAAGCTTTACCTTTTAATGACATCGATGCATTAAAAAATGCTGCTAATGAAAATGTTGCAGCAATTATGCTAGAAGTGATTCAGGCAGAAGGTGGAGTGAATTCTATTGAGCCTGCATTTGCACAGACCGTAATGGATGTCTGTCAACAATTCGGTATTTTACTAATAATTGACGAAGTACAAACAGGCATTGGTCGAACAGGAACGCGCTATGCTTACGAGCAAACAGTATTAAAACCAGATATTATTTCATTAGCTAAAGGTTTGGGTGGGGGCTTTCCAATTGGGGCGATCCTCGCGGGTGAAGGATTATTTGAAACATTTGGACCTGGTTCTCACGGTACAACATTCGGTGGAAATCCACTTGCGGTTGCTGTGGCGCAAACAGTAATTGACCATATATTTGAAGCGGATTTTTTAGAAAATGTGCAAAAACAATCAGCTTATTTAAAAGCACAACTCCAAGAAGTTTTGCCTGCCGATAAATTTTCACTTCGTGGTAACGGTCTATTAGTAGGGATTCATACAAATGAACAAGTCGGTCCGATCATTCAAGAAGCAGAACAGCAAGGCTTATTAGTAGTGCCAGCTGGGACAAATGTTATCCGACTATTGCCTCCACTGACCGTTTCAACCGATGAGATTGATCAAGCAGTAGCTATACTAAAAAAAATCTTACTTTGA
- the argC gene encoding N-acetyl-gamma-glutamyl-phosphate reductase yields the protein MKVGIVGASGYGGLELIRLLHNHPEIKQIDLFTSSEVGTIFSEKYPHLVNIHDQSMYEIAEEHISSLDTVFFSTPAGVTTSLLPPLVGTGPKLIDLAGDFRLKDPSIYEQWYQKDAPAAQYLEKSVYGLPEWNKKQIQEAEFIANPGCYPTAVLLSLLPLLRNQLIDGSQLVIDAKSGISGAGNKPSQATHFSETNENFSIYKIHQHQHIPEIEQAMNMFANHAEPITFTTHLVPMTRGIMATSYAKVNGQITEQQLVNCLKETYKDHPFVRVVTDVQKMGTKQVYGSNYCDIHVKVDPRTNRATIVSVIDNVVKGAAGQAIQNMNIQYGLDETTGIANIPLFI from the coding sequence TTGAAGGTTGGAATCGTAGGAGCGTCCGGGTATGGTGGCCTTGAGTTAATTCGATTGTTGCATAACCACCCGGAAATTAAACAAATTGATTTATTCACATCCTCTGAAGTGGGAACTATTTTTTCGGAAAAATATCCGCATCTCGTGAATATTCACGATCAATCGATGTATGAAATAGCAGAAGAACATATAAGTTCACTAGATACAGTGTTTTTTAGCACCCCGGCAGGTGTAACTACTTCGTTGCTTCCTCCGCTAGTGGGGACGGGACCTAAATTGATAGACCTTGCGGGAGACTTTAGATTAAAAGATCCTTCCATATATGAGCAGTGGTATCAAAAGGATGCACCCGCTGCACAATATCTTGAGAAAAGTGTCTATGGATTGCCAGAATGGAATAAAAAACAAATTCAAGAAGCTGAATTCATTGCAAATCCAGGCTGTTATCCAACTGCAGTCTTACTATCGTTGTTGCCACTACTGAGGAACCAGTTGATTGATGGCAGTCAGCTAGTGATCGATGCGAAAAGCGGTATATCGGGAGCGGGAAATAAACCGAGCCAAGCAACGCATTTCAGTGAGACGAATGAAAATTTCTCTATTTATAAAATACACCAACACCAGCATATACCTGAAATTGAACAGGCGATGAACATGTTTGCGAACCATGCAGAGCCGATTACGTTTACTACACATCTTGTGCCGATGACGAGAGGAATCATGGCTACTAGTTACGCAAAAGTAAATGGTCAGATAACAGAACAACAGCTAGTAAATTGTCTGAAAGAAACGTATAAAGACCACCCATTTGTACGTGTCGTAACAGATGTGCAAAAAATGGGTACGAAACAAGTCTACGGCTCTAATTATTGCGACATTCATGTCAAAGTAGATCCAAGAACGAATCGGGCCACGATTGTTTCTGTTATTGACAATGTAGTAAAAGGGGCAGCCGGACAAGCGATACAAAATATGAATATTCAATATGGTTTGGATGAAACGACTGGTATTGCAAATATTCCGTTATTCATCTAA
- a CDS encoding S-layer homology domain-containing protein encodes MKKVFSLVWAILFVMAVWPSHSSAAVFQDVSDEHTSAAEIRYLVQKGIISEKKNEKFRVNEPITRLEASEMIQRALKLPMTNRPDAKLADVKTSHPHYSLIATMVDEGIFMGNANKEFLPNSYLKRGQMAAVFVRAFDLTGTSTYRFRDVPASYWALQDIQTLAVRSITTGYLDNTFKPNASLTRGHFATFLARILESDFRETPACYIGDNQAQQVVNVPVTTLWKQPGLQRTVDAFSTAKTPDITKWIAVMNVKEKQWLVGKLETQALYGQTVKILQTAGEWVQVAVIDQHSPKHKEGYPGWLPKNHLTTVYPNYTTCDNAMITERTAKLTNDPKGEKLFRTISFNTTLPIVGEKAGRFAVQTPSDGVKYIDKSVAKRVDFKKGIKKPTTHEILETAKIFDGLSYLWAGTSGFGLDCSGFTYSVYRHHGIDLPRDASVQATSGIKVVKNDLRPGDLLFFAYNKGKGTVHHVGMYVGKGQMIHAPNPKRTVEIIPMTTEPYNTEYAGARRFLN; translated from the coding sequence ATGAAAAAAGTATTTAGTCTAGTATGGGCTATCCTATTTGTTATGGCTGTATGGCCAAGTCATTCATCCGCAGCTGTATTTCAAGACGTCAGCGATGAGCATACGTCAGCTGCTGAAATACGGTACTTAGTGCAAAAAGGAATTATTTCTGAGAAAAAAAATGAAAAGTTTCGAGTGAATGAGCCGATTACTCGTTTAGAAGCCTCAGAAATGATCCAGCGCGCTTTGAAGTTGCCTATGACTAATAGACCAGATGCTAAACTGGCAGACGTTAAGACTTCCCATCCTCACTACTCGCTAATCGCAACTATGGTCGATGAAGGGATCTTTATGGGAAATGCCAATAAAGAATTTCTTCCAAACAGTTATTTAAAACGTGGACAAATGGCTGCAGTCTTTGTTCGGGCATTCGATTTAACAGGCACATCCACTTACCGATTCCGCGATGTACCCGCATCTTATTGGGCATTACAAGATATTCAGACATTAGCTGTCCGATCTATTACAACGGGCTATTTGGACAATACATTTAAACCCAATGCCTCCTTAACGAGAGGACATTTCGCAACATTTCTCGCACGTATTCTGGAATCGGATTTTAGAGAAACACCAGCATGTTATATAGGAGATAACCAAGCGCAGCAGGTTGTCAATGTACCTGTTACAACCTTATGGAAACAGCCGGGACTTCAAAGAACGGTAGATGCCTTTTCAACAGCAAAAACTCCGGATATTACGAAATGGATAGCTGTAATGAACGTAAAAGAAAAGCAATGGCTAGTTGGCAAGCTTGAGACACAAGCGCTCTATGGCCAAACGGTAAAGATATTACAGACAGCAGGCGAATGGGTTCAAGTAGCCGTAATCGATCAACATTCACCGAAACATAAAGAAGGCTATCCTGGCTGGTTGCCGAAAAATCATTTAACTACTGTTTATCCAAACTATACAACGTGCGACAATGCGATGATAACGGAAAGAACTGCTAAACTGACAAATGATCCGAAAGGTGAAAAGCTGTTTCGCACGATCAGTTTCAATACGACATTACCGATTGTAGGAGAAAAGGCAGGCCGTTTCGCAGTACAAACTCCATCAGACGGTGTGAAATATATTGATAAATCTGTAGCGAAACGTGTTGATTTCAAAAAAGGCATTAAAAAACCAACCACTCATGAAATACTTGAAACTGCAAAAATCTTCGATGGTCTGTCTTATCTTTGGGCGGGTACTTCAGGATTTGGACTAGATTGTTCAGGTTTCACATATTCTGTCTATCGCCACCACGGCATTGACTTGCCACGCGATGCATCCGTGCAAGCTACTTCAGGCATCAAAGTAGTAAAAAATGATTTACGGCCAGGTGATTTACTATTCTTTGCGTACAATAAAGGAAAAGGAACTGTCCATCATGTAGGAATGTACGTTGGCAAAGGTCAAATGATCCACGCGCCTAATCCGAAGCGCACCGTTGAAATTATTCCAATGACAACAGAACCTTATAACACAGAATATGCAGGGGCTAGAAGATTCCTTAACTGA
- the argJ gene encoding bifunctional ornithine acetyltransferase/N-acetylglutamate synthase: METIESMKRISRKNIISPKGFKAVGIHCGLKHKKNDLALLVSEVPASVAGVFTTNAIQAAPLSVTKKVVYETKKMQAIIINSGNANACTGKQGMEDAFTMQQKTADHLGIDQSLVGVASTGVIGEQMKMEPLLTGIQKLKPMDTLEGSIQFSQAILTTDTVTKNTAYATVVDDREVVIAGVAKGSGMIEPNMATMLGFITTDANIESEHLQQALKGITDVTFNSITVDGDTSTNDMVLVMANGLAGNKTLTPDHPDWQSFVNSLHAVAQDLAKMIAKDGEGATKLIETTVTGAVSNEEARKIAKSVVGSPLVKTAVFGCDANWGRIIAAVGYSGATIDPEAIKIYIGNTLVVDAGEPIPFSEEKLLIYLKQHEVKFLVELNQGTGKGTAWGCDLTYDYVQINATYRT; encoded by the coding sequence ATGGAAACCATCGAAAGCATGAAGCGCATCTCGCGTAAAAATATTATCTCACCAAAAGGTTTTAAGGCGGTCGGCATTCACTGCGGACTAAAACATAAGAAGAATGATCTGGCTTTATTAGTCAGCGAAGTGCCGGCAAGTGTTGCGGGTGTCTTCACAACGAATGCGATCCAGGCGGCTCCGCTTAGTGTCACGAAAAAAGTAGTCTATGAAACAAAGAAGATGCAAGCAATCATTATTAACTCCGGGAATGCCAATGCATGTACAGGGAAGCAAGGTATGGAAGACGCGTTTACTATGCAACAAAAGACAGCAGACCATTTAGGAATTGATCAAAGTCTCGTAGGTGTCGCTTCAACAGGAGTCATTGGGGAACAGATGAAAATGGAGCCTTTGCTTACAGGTATTCAAAAACTAAAGCCAATGGACACATTAGAAGGTTCCATCCAATTCTCGCAAGCGATCTTGACGACAGATACTGTGACAAAAAATACAGCGTATGCTACAGTCGTGGATGATCGTGAAGTAGTCATTGCAGGAGTTGCAAAAGGTTCAGGTATGATCGAGCCGAACATGGCGACAATGCTTGGATTTATAACGACAGATGCAAATATTGAATCTGAGCATTTACAACAAGCATTAAAGGGAATTACAGATGTGACATTTAACTCCATTACAGTGGATGGTGATACATCTACTAACGACATGGTACTCGTAATGGCAAATGGTTTAGCAGGAAACAAAACGTTAACTCCTGATCATCCGGATTGGCAGTCTTTCGTTAATTCATTGCATGCGGTAGCACAAGACTTGGCGAAAATGATCGCAAAAGATGGTGAAGGCGCTACAAAATTAATCGAAACGACAGTAACAGGTGCAGTTTCGAACGAAGAAGCACGTAAAATTGCTAAATCTGTCGTTGGATCACCACTTGTAAAAACAGCTGTATTTGGATGTGATGCGAACTGGGGGAGAATCATCGCAGCTGTAGGATATAGCGGGGCAACAATCGATCCTGAGGCTATCAAAATCTATATTGGTAATACGCTCGTCGTGGATGCAGGGGAACCAATTCCGTTTTCAGAAGAGAAATTACTAATCTATTTAAAACAACATGAAGTGAAGTTTTTAGTTGAACTCAATCAGGGAACTGGTAAAGGAACAGCATGGGGGTGCGATCTGACTTATGACTACGTCCAAATCAATGCAACCTACCGTACGTAA
- the argB gene encoding acetylglutamate kinase, with the protein MTTSKSMQPTVRKRQVIKLGGSMLDELSESFFNRVKELQQQGVQLIIVHGGGPNINQELADRGITSSVVNGFRVTSAEAISVVQSILIGQVNPSLVHRFNREGVKTIGLSGFDANLFTCDLLDFETYGYVGEITHVQTDILDTLLDANIIPVVSCIGATIEGEPLNVNADTVASHIALAVAAESLLLVTDTPGIKIKDVPQAQVVTTDINHWIETEDIYGGMIPKVQAAIDCLKAGIPSVQIVGQQLTGTVITNEGAIV; encoded by the coding sequence ATGACTACGTCCAAATCAATGCAACCTACCGTACGTAAACGGCAGGTAATCAAACTAGGCGGCAGTATGCTTGACGAATTAAGTGAATCATTTTTTAATCGGGTAAAAGAATTGCAACAACAAGGTGTTCAATTAATCATTGTTCATGGCGGAGGTCCGAATATTAATCAGGAATTAGCAGACCGTGGGATTACTTCATCTGTAGTCAATGGATTTCGCGTTACGTCTGCTGAAGCTATTAGTGTAGTTCAATCTATTTTAATTGGTCAAGTCAATCCTTCGCTCGTTCATCGATTTAATCGTGAAGGCGTAAAAACGATCGGTCTTAGTGGATTTGATGCCAACCTATTTACTTGTGATCTATTAGATTTTGAAACATATGGCTATGTAGGTGAAATTACGCATGTTCAAACAGACATTCTTGACACATTGCTGGATGCAAATATCATACCAGTAGTCTCTTGTATTGGTGCGACAATAGAAGGCGAACCACTAAATGTCAACGCTGATACAGTAGCGAGTCATATTGCATTAGCTGTAGCAGCGGAAAGTCTACTTCTTGTAACGGATACACCAGGAATTAAAATAAAAGATGTTCCACAAGCACAAGTCGTAACAACTGACATTAATCATTGGATTGAAACGGAAGATATTTATGGTGGAATGATTCCTAAAGTACAAGCGGCTATCGATTGTTTGAAAGCGGGTATTCCTTCTGTACAAATTGTCGGTCAGCAACTTACTGGAACAGTTATTACCAATGAGGGGGCAATCGTGTGA